A single genomic interval of Prunus dulcis chromosome 5, ALMONDv2, whole genome shotgun sequence harbors:
- the LOC117628550 gene encoding methanol O-anthraniloyltransferase-like, producing the protein MGSLCPLLFPVNRFEPELITPAKPTPIETKQLSDIDDQDGLRFHFPVIMSYKNNPSMKGNDAVMVIREALSRALVYYYPLAGRLREGPNRKLMVECNGEGVLFIEANADVTLEQLGDRILPPCPVLEEFLSNPPGSDGILGCPLLLVQVTRLTCGGFIFGLRINHTMCDAVGLAKFLNAIGEMAQGADSLSMPPVWARELLNARDPPTITRRHYEYDQLLDSQGSFIAAIDQSNMAQRSFYFGPQQIRALRKHLPPHLSTCSSFELITACVWKCRTLSLRLNPKDTVRISCAVNARGKRINDLCLPSGFYGNAFSIPTVVSTVELLCASPLEYGVELVRKSKAQMDKEYMQSLADFFVIRGRPPLPMGWNVFMVSDNRHTGFGEFDVGWGRPLFAGLARAVSMISFFVRDNNQEEEFGTLVPICLPSTSLERFEEELKKMTLEHVEEISK; encoded by the exons ATGGGTTCATTGTGCCCTCTACTGTTTCCGGTGAACCGTTTCGAGCCGGAACTTATAACACCGGCGAAGCCAACGCCTATTGAAACCAAGCAGCTGTCGGATATAGACGACCAGGACGGCCTTCGGTTTCATTTTCCAGTGATCATGTCTTATAAAAACAATCCTTCAATGAAAGGAAACGACGCCGTTATGGTGATCAGGGAAGCACTGAGTAGGGCACTAGTGTATTACTACCCTTTGGCTGGTAGACTCAGGGAGGGGCCCAACAGAAAGCTTATGGTGGAATGCAATGGAGAAGGTGTCTTGTTCATAGAGGCTAATGCTGACGTCACGCTTGAGCAACTTGGGGACAGAATTCTACCCCCGTGTCCTGTCTTAGAGGAGTTCCTGTCTAATCCCCCTGGCTCTGATGGTATTCTTGGTTGCCCTTTGCTGTTAGTTCAG GTAACTCGCCTGACATGTGGAGGCTTCATCTTTGGATTGCGCATAAACCACACAATGTGTGATGCAGTGGGGTTGGCTAAATTCTTGAACGCAATTGGGGAGATGGCCCAAGGAGCAGATTCACTATCAATGCCTCCAGTGTGGGCACGAGAGCTCCTCAATGCCAGAGATCCACCAACAATTACACGTAGGCATTACGAATATGACCAATTGCTTGATTCACAAGGCTCCTTCATTGCAGCAATAGACCAATCAAACATGGCTCAACGATCCTTCTATTTCGGTCCACAACAGATCAGAGCCCtcaggaaacatcttccaccCCACCTTTCCACTTGCTCCTCATTTGAGCTCATAACAGCCTGCGTCTGGAAATGCCGGACGCTTTCACTGAGACTGAACCCAAAAGACACTGTTCGCATTTCCTGCGCGGTCAACGCTCGCGGGAAGCGCATAAATGATCTTTGTCTTCCCTCGGGATTCTACGGCAATGCGTTTAGTATCCCAACTGTCGTTTCAACGGTGGAACTTCTGTGTGCAAGTCCACTGGAATATGGTGTGGAGTTGGTGAGGAAGTCCAAGGCTCAGATGGATAAAGAGTACATGCAATCACTGGCTGATTTTTTCGTGATCAGAGGACGGCCTCCGCTTCCAATGGGATGGAATGTGTTTATGGTTTCTGATAATAGACATACTGGTTTTGGAGAGTTTGATGTTGGGTGGGGAAGACCATTATTTGCTGGACTTGCGAGAGCGGTCAGTATGATCAGCTTCTTTGTCCGAGACAACAACCAAGAAGAGGAATTTGGAACTTTGGTGCCCATATGCTTGCCAAGTACGAGTTTGGAGAGATTTGAGGAGGAGCTGAAGAAGATGACATTGGAGCATGTCGAGGAGATATCTAAATAA
- the LOC117628453 gene encoding phytochrome-interacting ankyrin-repeat protein 2: MGSLRRSLSRRRSFRSGVDMDDRGWTLLHIGCRKGDLKQVKRLLNEGMDVNVAAWGPKSKGITPLHLAAEGGHLEVMDELLERGANIDARTKGACGWTPLHSAAKERRREAVKFLVENGAFLPDDMYDCRFNPPLHYCPGLEWAYEEMKRLQLESASSGESSCSSES, from the exons ATGGGTTCGCTTAGGCGGAGCTTGTCGAGAAGGCGGTCGTTTAGGTCTGGGGTGGATATGGATGATAGGGGATGGACTCTGCTCCATATTGGTTGTCGCAAGGGTGATCTGAAACAG GTGAAGCGACTTCTTAACGAGGGAATGGATGTGAATGTTGCTGCTTGGGGTCCAAAATCAAAAGGGATTACCCCTCTTCACCTAGCTGCTGAGGGTGGCCATCTGGAGGTTATGGATGAATTGCTTGAGCGTGGTGCTAATATTGATGCCAGAACTAAGGGTGCTTGTGGCT GGACTCCGCTGCACAGTGCAGCCAAAGAAAGGAGGAGGGAAGCCGTGAAGTTTCTGGTAGAGAATGGGGCATTCTTGCCAGACGATATGTATGACTGTAGGTTTAATCCTCCACTCCATTACTGCCCTGGACTTGAGTGGGCTTATGAGGAGATGAAGCGTCTTCAGCTAGAAAGTGCATCGTCAGGGGAGAGCTCTTGCAGCTCTGAAAGCTGA
- the LOC117629287 gene encoding methanol O-anthraniloyltransferase-like, which produces MISPSALLFQVNRLKPELITPAKPTPHETKLLSNIDDQESLRFQVPVIMSYRNNNPSSMNANRDPVKVIREGLSRALVYYYPLAGRLREGPNRKLMVECNGEGVLFIEANADVTLAQLGDAIAPPSPFLEEFLYNVPGSDGILGCPLLLIQVTRLSCGGFILALRLNHTMCDAAGLLQFLNALGEMAQGAQAPSTTPVWERELLGARDQPRITCVHHEYEEGIDAQGSLPSTNKPNMVQRSFYFGSKEIKAIRNHIPPQLSTCTTFDLITACLWKCRTLALRMNPKQVVRVSCLVSARGKRHNVRLPLGYYGNAIAFPAAVSEAKDVCTNPLGYALELVMKAKATVNEEYMRSVADLMEIKGRIQKYPLTGNFIVSDTTRAGFGEVSFGWGKPVFGGPAKALNLISFYVQHKCNNEEGVLVPICLPLSDMERFQQELERMTVETVQTMEDIYDTKSAKIVSRM; this is translated from the exons ATGATTTCCCCATCCGCCCTCCTATTTCAGGTGAACCGTTTGAAGCCAGAACTTATAACACCGGCGAAGCCAACACCTCATGAGACAAAGCTACTCTCTAATATTGATGACCAGGAAAGCCTTAGGTTTCAGGTTCCAGTCATAATGTCTTACAGGAACAATAATCCTTCCTCAATGAACGCAAATCGTGATCCGGTTAAGGTGATTAGGGAAGGACTAAGTAGGGCATTAGTGTATTACTACCCTTTGGCTGGCAGGCTCAGGGAAGGACCTAATAGGAAGCTTATGGTGGAGTGCAATGGAGAAGGTGTCTTGTTCATAGAGGCTAATGCTGACGTCACGCTTGCGCAACTCGGGGACGCGATTGCACCTCCTTCTCCATTCTTAGAGGAGTTTCTTTATAATGTTCCAGGCTCTGATGGGATTCTTGGTTGCCCTCTGTTGCTGATTCAG GTAACCCGTCTTTCATGTGGAGGTTTTATACTTGCATTGCGCCTAAATCACACAATGTGTGACGCAGCTGGGCTTCTCCAGTTCTTGAACGCCCTTGGGGAGATGGCACAAGGCGCACAAGCGCCATCTACTACACCAGTGTGGGAGCGAGAGCTCTTGGGTGCTCGAGATCAGCCACGAATTACGTGTGTGCATCATGAATATGAAGAAGGGATTGATGCTCAAGGCTCATTACCAAGCACTAACAAGCCAAACATGGTCCAACGATCTTTCTATTTTGGGTCCAAGGAGATAAAGGCCATTCGGAATCATATTCCACCGCAGTTATCAACCTGCACTACATTTGATTTGATAACAGCTTGTTTGTGGAAATGCCGCACACTTGCACTTAGAATGAATCCAAAACAAGTTGTTCGCGTTTCATGCTTAGTCAGTGCACGCGGTAAGCGCCACAATGTACGTCTTCCCTTGGGATATTATGGCAATGCGATTGCATTTCCTGCTGCAGTTTCAGAGGCTAAAGATGTATGTACAAATCCATTGGGATATGCTTTGGAGTTGGTAATGAAGGCAAAAGCTACAGTGAATGAAGAGTACATGAGATCAGTTGCAGATCTTATGGAAATAAAAGGACGAATACAAAAATATCCATTGACAGGGAACTTCATAGTTTCTGATACAACGCGTGCAGGTTTTGGAGAGGTCAGTTTTGGTTGGGGCAAGCCGGTATTTGGTGGACCTGCTAAGGCCTTGAATTTGATTAGCTTCTATGTTCAACACAAATGCAACAATGAGGAGGGGGTATTGGTACCAATATGCTTGCCATTATCGGACATGGAGAGATTTCAGCAGGAGCTCGAGAGGATGACTGTGGAGACTGTGCAGACTATGGAGGATATATATGACACAAAATCAGCTAAGATCGTGTCAAGGATGTAA